One Streptomyces sp. L2 genomic window carries:
- a CDS encoding Lsr2 family protein yields MAQKVQVLLVDDLDGGEADETVTFALDGKTYEIDLKTTNADKLRGLLEPYVKGGRRTGGRAAGGRGKTRAATSGNQDTAAIRAWAKENGMEVNDRGRVPATIREAYEKANG; encoded by the coding sequence GTGGCACAGAAGGTTCAGGTCCTTCTTGTCGACGACCTCGACGGTGGCGAGGCCGACGAGACCGTGACGTTCGCGCTGGACGGCAAGACGTACGAGATCGATCTCAAGACCACCAATGCGGACAAGCTGCGCGGCCTTCTCGAGCCTTATGTGAAGGGCGGGCGCCGTACCGGTGGCCGTGCCGCGGGCGGACGCGGAAAGACGCGCGCCGCTACCAGTGGCAACCAGGACACCGCGGCGATCCGCGCGTGGGCGAAGGAGAACGGCATGGAGGTCAACGACCGCGGCCGTGTCCCCGCCACCATTCGCGAGGCCTACGAGAAGGCCAACGGCTGA
- the panC gene encoding pantoate--beta-alanine ligase — MTTALLSTAGELHARVRHGRRAVVMTMGALHEGHATLIRTARKIAGPAGEVIVTVFVNPLQFGAGEDLDRYPRTLDADLSIAERAGADAVFAPAVDEVYPGGEPQVRITAGPMGERLEGAARPGHFDGMLTVVAKLLHLTRPDVALYGQKDAQQLALIRRMVRDLNFGVEIAAVPTVREEDGLALSSRNRYLSDRERRTALALSRALFAGRDRHAAQEALRARAREVPSTHARAEALSAIGESRAAADAHAVATATPGGPAAVRAAARQALDEAARMEPPLHLDYLALVDPADFTEIEDGFTGEAVLAVAARVGTTRLIDNIPLTFGSFGAAS, encoded by the coding sequence ATGACCACCGCCCTGCTGAGCACCGCCGGCGAGCTGCACGCGCGCGTGCGCCACGGCCGCCGCGCGGTCGTCATGACCATGGGCGCCCTGCACGAGGGCCACGCCACGCTGATCCGCACCGCGCGGAAGATCGCCGGCCCGGCCGGCGAAGTCATCGTCACCGTCTTCGTCAACCCGCTGCAATTCGGCGCCGGCGAGGACCTGGACCGCTACCCGCGCACCCTCGACGCCGACCTCTCGATCGCCGAACGCGCCGGGGCCGACGCCGTGTTCGCGCCCGCCGTGGACGAGGTCTACCCCGGCGGCGAACCCCAGGTGCGCATCACGGCCGGCCCCATGGGCGAACGCCTGGAGGGCGCCGCACGCCCCGGCCACTTCGACGGCATGCTCACCGTCGTCGCCAAGCTGCTCCACCTCACCCGCCCCGACGTCGCCCTGTACGGCCAGAAGGACGCCCAGCAGCTGGCCCTGATCCGCCGCATGGTGCGCGACCTGAACTTCGGCGTCGAGATCGCCGCCGTACCCACCGTACGCGAGGAGGACGGGCTCGCCCTGTCCAGCCGCAACCGCTACCTCTCGGACCGCGAGCGCCGCACCGCCCTCGCCCTGTCCCGGGCCCTGTTCGCAGGCCGCGACCGGCACGCCGCCCAGGAGGCGCTGCGCGCGCGGGCCCGCGAAGTGCCCTCCACGCACGCGCGTGCCGAGGCGCTCAGCGCCATAGGCGAGTCCCGCGCGGCGGCCGACGCGCACGCCGTGGCCACGGCCACGCCCGGCGGCCCGGCCGCCGTCCGCGCCGCCGCCCGGCAGGCGCTGGACGAGGCCGCCCGCATGGAGCCGCCGCTCCACCTCGACTACCTGGCCCTGGTCGACCCCGCCGACTTCACCGAGATCGAGGACGGCTTCACCGGTGAGGCCGTCCTCGCCGTCGCCGCCCGGGTCGGCACGACCCGGCTGATCGACAACATCCCGCTCACCTTCGGATCCTTCGGAGCCGCCTCGTGA
- a CDS encoding BlaI/MecI/CopY family transcriptional regulator, which produces MGELEDAVMTRVWKWNRPVTVREVLEDLQQERSIAYTTVMTVLDNLHQKGWVRREAEGRAYRYEAVSTRAAYAAALMNDAWSQSDNPAAALVAFFGMMSEEQRHALRDAVRIVQGPETPEPPEAPPAENPGAAGDTAGR; this is translated from the coding sequence TTGGGAGAACTCGAAGACGCGGTCATGACGCGGGTGTGGAAGTGGAACCGGCCGGTGACTGTTCGGGAAGTCCTCGAAGACCTCCAGCAGGAACGGTCCATCGCGTACACCACCGTGATGACCGTTCTGGACAATCTCCACCAGAAGGGCTGGGTCCGCCGTGAGGCGGAAGGGCGGGCCTATCGATATGAGGCCGTCTCGACGCGTGCCGCCTACGCGGCCGCACTGATGAACGACGCCTGGTCGCAGAGCGACAACCCGGCCGCCGCTCTCGTCGCGTTCTTCGGGATGATGAGCGAGGAACAGCGTCACGCGCTCCGGGACGCCGTACGCATCGTCCAGGGACCGGAAACCCCAGAACCCCCCGAGGCGCCGCCGGCGGAGAACCCCGGCGCGGCGGGGGACACCGCCGGGCGATAG
- a CDS encoding amino-acid N-acetyltransferase, with translation MSATRPEASAKAITVRRARTSDVPVVRDLLDAYVRDRILLDKATVTLYEDIQEFWVAERDDNAEVVGCGALHVMWEDLAEVRTLAVKPGLKGAGVGHRVLEKLLETARWLGVRRVFCLTFEVDFFGKHGFVEIGETPVDTDVYAELMRSYDEGVAEFLGLERVKPNTLGNSRMLLHL, from the coding sequence ATGTCAGCGACGCGTCCCGAAGCCAGCGCAAAAGCCATCACCGTCCGGCGGGCGAGGACCAGCGATGTCCCGGTCGTGCGCGACCTCCTTGACGCCTACGTCCGCGACCGCATCCTGCTCGACAAAGCCACGGTCACGCTTTACGAGGACATCCAGGAGTTCTGGGTCGCCGAACGCGACGACAACGCCGAGGTCGTCGGCTGCGGCGCCCTGCACGTCATGTGGGAAGACCTGGCGGAAGTCCGCACTCTCGCGGTGAAGCCCGGCCTGAAGGGCGCCGGTGTCGGCCACCGGGTGCTGGAGAAGTTGCTGGAGACCGCGCGCTGGCTCGGTGTTCGCCGCGTTTTCTGTCTCACCTTCGAAGTCGACTTCTTCGGGAAGCACGGGTTCGTCGAGATCGGCGAGACACCGGTGGACACGGATGTCTACGCGGAGCTGATGCGTTCCTATGACGAGGGTGTCGCGGAGTTCCTCGGTCTCGAACGAGTGAAACCGAACACCCTGGGCAACAGCCGGATGCTTCTGCATCTGTGA
- a CDS encoding response regulator transcription factor, whose translation MTIRVMLVDDQVLLRTGFRMVLAAQPDMEVVAEAGDGVEALQVLRATAVDVVLMDVRMPKLDGVETTRRICSEPDAPKVLILTTFDLDEYAFSGLKAGASGFMLKDVPPGELLAAIRSVHSGDAVVAPSTTRRLLDRFAPMLPSAAQEPQHKELQRLTDREREVMILVAQGLSNGEIAARLVLSEATVKTHVGRILTKLGLRDRVQVVVLAYETGLVRAGGHG comes from the coding sequence ATGACGATCCGCGTGATGCTCGTCGACGACCAGGTGCTGCTGCGCACCGGGTTCCGGATGGTGCTCGCCGCCCAGCCGGACATGGAGGTCGTCGCCGAGGCGGGCGACGGCGTCGAGGCCCTCCAGGTGCTGCGCGCCACCGCCGTTGACGTCGTCCTGATGGACGTGCGCATGCCCAAGCTGGACGGGGTGGAGACCACCCGGCGGATCTGCTCGGAGCCCGACGCGCCGAAGGTGCTGATCCTCACCACCTTCGACCTGGACGAATACGCGTTCTCCGGGCTGAAGGCGGGCGCTTCCGGCTTCATGCTCAAGGACGTGCCGCCGGGCGAGCTGCTGGCCGCCATCCGCTCCGTGCACAGCGGCGACGCGGTCGTGGCGCCCTCCACCACCCGGCGCCTGCTGGACCGCTTCGCACCGATGCTGCCGTCGGCCGCCCAGGAGCCCCAGCACAAGGAGCTCCAGCGGCTCACCGACCGCGAGCGCGAGGTCATGATCCTGGTCGCCCAGGGCCTCTCCAACGGCGAGATCGCGGCCCGCCTGGTCCTCTCCGAGGCGACCGTGAAGACCCACGTGGGCCGCATCCTGACCAAGCTCGGCCTCAGGGACCGGGTCCAGGTGGTCGTCCTGGCGTATGAGACGGGGCTGGTCCGCGCGGGCGGCCACGGCTGA
- the nadC gene encoding carboxylating nicotinate-nucleotide diphosphorylase, with translation MSTDDLPLAPTGGCGDGCACGGAGDEEYLECGLDPALAALLAEAGLDPVEVEDIANVAIQEDLDGGVDVTTVATIPEDAVATADFAAREAGVVAGLRVAEAILSVVCTDEFEVERHAEDGERVAAGQQLLSVTTRTRDLLTAERSALNVLCRLSGIATATRAWADALEGTRTRVRDTRKTTPGLRSLEKFAVRCGGGVNHRMSLSDAALVKDNHVVAAGGVAQAFKAVREAFPEVPIEVEVDTLHQLREVVDAGADLILLDNFTPGECSEAVAIVGGRALLEASGRLTLDNAAAYAGTGVDFLAVGALTHSSPILDIGLDLREAE, from the coding sequence GTGAGCACCGACGATCTTCCCCTCGCCCCGACCGGCGGCTGCGGCGACGGCTGCGCCTGTGGCGGCGCAGGCGACGAGGAGTACTTGGAGTGCGGCCTCGACCCCGCGCTCGCCGCCCTGCTGGCCGAGGCCGGCCTCGACCCCGTCGAGGTCGAGGACATCGCCAACGTGGCCATCCAGGAGGACCTGGACGGCGGCGTGGACGTGACGACCGTCGCCACCATCCCCGAGGACGCGGTCGCCACCGCCGACTTCGCCGCGCGCGAGGCGGGCGTCGTCGCCGGCCTCCGGGTCGCCGAGGCGATCCTGTCCGTGGTGTGCACCGACGAGTTCGAGGTCGAGCGGCACGCCGAGGACGGCGAGCGGGTGGCGGCCGGACAGCAGCTGCTGTCGGTCACCACGCGCACCCGCGACCTGCTCACGGCCGAGCGCAGCGCGCTGAACGTCCTGTGCCGCCTGTCGGGCATCGCGACCGCCACGCGCGCGTGGGCGGACGCCCTGGAAGGCACGCGCACGCGTGTGCGCGACACCCGCAAGACCACCCCGGGCCTCAGGTCGCTGGAGAAGTTCGCGGTGCGCTGCGGCGGCGGCGTCAACCACCGCATGTCGCTGTCCGACGCGGCCCTGGTGAAGGACAACCACGTGGTCGCCGCCGGCGGTGTCGCCCAGGCCTTCAAGGCCGTACGGGAGGCCTTCCCCGAAGTGCCGATCGAGGTCGAGGTCGACACCCTGCACCAGCTCCGCGAGGTCGTCGACGCGGGCGCCGACCTCATCCTGCTGGACAACTTCACGCCCGGGGAGTGCTCGGAGGCCGTCGCGATCGTCGGCGGGCGCGCCCTGCTGGAGGCCTCCGGCCGGCTCACCCTGGACAACGCGGCCGCGTACGCCGGCACCGGCGTGGACTTCCTGGCGGTCGGCGCGCTGACCCACTCCTCGCCGATCCTGGACATCGGCCTGGACCTGCGCGAGGCGGAGTAA
- a CDS encoding type III pantothenate kinase has protein sequence MLLTIDVGNTHTVLGLFDGDDIVEHWRISTDARRTADELAVLLQGLMGMHPLLGDELGDGIDGIAICATVPSVLHELREVTRRYYGDVPAVLVEPGVKTGVPILTDNPKEVGADRIINAVAAVEMYGGPAIVVDFGTATTFDAVSARGEYVGGVIAPGIEISVDALGIKGAQLRKIEVARPRNVIGKNTVEAMQSGIVFGFAGQVDGVVGRMARELADDPDDVTVIATGGLAPMVLGESSVIDEHQPWLTLIGLRMVYERNVSRL, from the coding sequence ATGCTGCTCACGATCGACGTCGGCAACACGCACACGGTCCTCGGCCTCTTCGACGGGGACGACATCGTCGAGCACTGGCGCATCTCCACGGACGCCCGCCGCACGGCGGACGAACTCGCGGTGCTCCTCCAGGGCCTGATGGGCATGCACCCGCTGCTCGGCGACGAGCTGGGCGACGGCATCGACGGCATCGCCATCTGCGCGACCGTGCCGTCGGTGCTGCACGAGCTGCGCGAGGTCACCCGCCGCTACTACGGCGACGTCCCGGCCGTCCTCGTCGAGCCCGGCGTGAAGACCGGCGTGCCGATCCTCACCGACAACCCCAAGGAGGTCGGCGCCGACCGGATCATCAACGCGGTCGCGGCCGTCGAGATGTACGGCGGCCCGGCGATCGTCGTCGACTTCGGTACGGCGACCACGTTCGACGCCGTCTCCGCGCGCGGGGAGTACGTGGGCGGGGTCATCGCCCCCGGCATCGAGATCTCCGTCGACGCGCTCGGCATCAAGGGCGCGCAGCTGCGGAAGATCGAGGTGGCCCGGCCGCGGAACGTCATCGGCAAGAACACCGTCGAGGCCATGCAGTCGGGCATCGTCTTCGGCTTCGCCGGGCAGGTCGACGGCGTGGTGGGCCGCATGGCCCGCGAACTCGCGGACGACCCGGACGACGTCACGGTGATCGCGACGGGCGGCCTCGCGCCGATGGTCCTGGGCGAGTCCTCGGTGATCGACGAACACCAGCCCTGGCTGACCCTGATCGGCCTGCGGATGGTCTACGAGCGGAACGTCTCCCGCCTGTGA
- a CDS encoding beta-eliminating lyase-related protein, translating into MSDTAAKDGTPSVRERRTAANREARLALSRAPVRATLRDRLTWLTEAAAEVHDLDEPADVYGDGVVSALEDRVAALLGTEAAAFFPTGTMAQQVALRCWAGRTGGRTVALHPLAHPEVHERHAFSQVSGLRPVHLSAEPRLPTAAEIRDFAEPFGALMLELPLRDAGFVLPTWEELTATVEAARERDAVVHFDGARLWETTVHFGRPLAEIAGLADSVYVSFYKSLGGFGGAALAGPRTLVEEAKCWRHRYGGMVFQQFPTVLSALVGLDRELPRLPEYVRHARVVAAALREGFAAAGASGARVHPAEPHTHQFQVWLPYDADAVAEAAVRQAEETSVLLFAGPWQAGGPPGLASTEVTVDAAGLEWTAGDVRAAVDDFVFRLSKP; encoded by the coding sequence ATGAGTGACACGGCAGCGAAGGACGGGACCCCCTCGGTGCGAGAGCGCCGGACAGCCGCCAACCGGGAGGCCCGGCTCGCCCTGTCGCGCGCCCCCGTCCGCGCCACCCTCCGCGATCGGCTGACGTGGCTGACGGAGGCGGCGGCCGAGGTCCACGACCTGGACGAGCCGGCGGACGTCTACGGCGACGGGGTGGTGTCCGCCCTGGAGGACCGGGTGGCCGCCCTGCTGGGCACGGAGGCCGCCGCGTTCTTCCCGACCGGCACCATGGCCCAGCAGGTCGCCCTGCGCTGCTGGGCGGGCCGCACGGGCGGCCGCACGGTCGCCCTGCACCCGCTCGCCCACCCCGAAGTGCACGAACGGCACGCGTTCAGCCAGGTCAGCGGCCTGCGGCCGGTCCACCTGAGCGCCGAGCCCCGGCTGCCCACGGCCGCGGAGATACGGGACTTCGCCGAGCCGTTCGGCGCGCTGATGCTGGAACTTCCCTTGCGGGACGCCGGGTTCGTGCTGCCCACCTGGGAGGAGCTCACGGCGACCGTCGAGGCGGCGCGGGAGCGGGACGCGGTGGTGCACTTCGACGGCGCCCGGCTGTGGGAGACCACCGTGCACTTCGGCCGCCCGCTGGCGGAGATCGCGGGCCTCGCCGACAGCGTCTACGTGTCGTTCTACAAGTCGCTCGGCGGCTTCGGCGGCGCCGCGCTCGCGGGCCCGAGGACGCTGGTCGAGGAGGCGAAGTGCTGGCGGCACCGCTACGGCGGCATGGTCTTCCAGCAGTTCCCGACCGTCCTGTCGGCGCTCGTCGGGCTCGACCGGGAGCTGCCCCGGCTGCCGGAGTACGTCCGGCACGCGCGCGTGGTGGCCGCGGCGCTGCGCGAGGGCTTCGCGGCGGCCGGGGCGTCAGGGGCGCGCGTCCACCCCGCGGAGCCGCACACCCACCAGTTCCAGGTCTGGCTGCCGTACGACGCGGACGCGGTCGCCGAGGCCGCCGTCCGGCAGGCGGAGGAGACCTCCGTGCTGCTGTTCGCCGGCCCCTGGCAGGCGGGCGGGCCGCCCGGTCTCGCGTCGACGGAGGTCACAGTCGACGCGGCCGGCCTGGAGTGGACGGCGGGGGACGTACGCGCGGCCGTGGACGACTTCGTCTTCCGCCTGTCCAAGCCCTGA
- a CDS encoding L-aspartate oxidase — translation MTSTGTSKGTSTGIRLHAPAPGWSISADVVVVGSGVAGLTAALDCEAAGLTTVVVTKARLDDGSTRWAQGGIAAALGEGDTPEQHLDDTLVAGAGLCDEEAVRLLVTEGPGAVRRLISTGAHFDTDAGGDIQLTREGGHHRRRIAHAGGDATGAEVSRTLVDAVRARGLRTIENALVLDLLTDAEGRTAGVTLHVMGEGQHDGVGAVHAPAVVLATGGMGQVFSATTNPSVSTGDGVALAMRAGAEVSDLEFVQFHPTVLFLGADAEGQQPLVSEAVRGEGAHLVDADGVRFMVGQHELAELAPRDIVAKGILRRMLEQDAEHMFLDARHFGAEMWENRFPTILAACRAHGIDPVTEPIPIAPAAHHASGGVRTDARGRTTVPGLYACGEVACTGVHGANRLASNSLLEGLVYAERIAADIAAAHAQDALHARVPAPVAQPETPAHPLLAPETRFAVQRIMSDGAGVLRSAESLQRAADQLRRLHTEAREALQENGKTAEPGVDTWEATNLLCVARALVAAALMREETRGCHWREDHADRDDAHWRRHIVVTVNPDRSLAARTTDTADFPPIRRAQRPQEQ, via the coding sequence GTGACCAGCACAGGCACCAGCAAAGGCACCAGCACCGGCATACGGCTGCACGCCCCCGCCCCCGGCTGGAGCATCTCCGCCGACGTGGTCGTCGTCGGTTCCGGCGTGGCCGGCCTCACCGCGGCCCTGGACTGCGAGGCCGCAGGACTGACCACGGTCGTCGTCACCAAGGCCCGCCTCGACGACGGCTCCACCCGCTGGGCCCAGGGCGGCATCGCCGCCGCCCTCGGCGAGGGCGACACCCCCGAACAGCACCTGGACGACACCCTGGTGGCGGGCGCCGGCCTGTGCGACGAGGAGGCCGTACGCCTCCTCGTCACCGAGGGCCCGGGCGCCGTACGGCGGCTGATCTCCACCGGCGCGCACTTCGACACCGACGCCGGAGGCGACATCCAGCTCACCCGCGAGGGGGGCCACCACCGGCGCCGCATCGCCCACGCGGGCGGCGACGCGACCGGCGCGGAGGTCTCCCGGACGCTCGTGGACGCCGTCCGCGCGCGCGGGCTGCGCACCATCGAGAACGCGCTCGTGCTGGACCTGCTGACCGACGCCGAGGGCCGCACGGCCGGTGTCACCCTGCACGTGATGGGCGAGGGCCAGCACGACGGCGTCGGCGCCGTGCACGCGCCCGCCGTGGTCCTCGCGACCGGCGGCATGGGCCAGGTCTTCTCGGCGACCACCAACCCGTCCGTGTCGACCGGTGACGGCGTGGCGCTCGCCATGCGGGCCGGTGCCGAGGTCTCCGACCTGGAATTCGTGCAGTTCCACCCGACCGTGCTGTTCCTCGGCGCCGACGCCGAGGGCCAGCAGCCGCTCGTCTCCGAGGCGGTACGCGGCGAGGGCGCCCACCTGGTCGACGCCGACGGCGTGCGCTTCATGGTCGGGCAGCACGAACTGGCCGAGCTGGCGCCCCGGGACATCGTCGCCAAGGGCATCCTGCGGCGCATGCTGGAGCAGGACGCCGAGCACATGTTCCTCGACGCCCGGCACTTTGGCGCCGAGATGTGGGAGAACCGCTTCCCGACCATCCTGGCCGCCTGCCGCGCCCACGGCATCGACCCGGTCACCGAGCCCATCCCGATCGCCCCGGCCGCCCACCACGCCTCCGGGGGCGTACGCACCGACGCCCGGGGCCGTACGACCGTCCCCGGCCTGTACGCGTGCGGCGAGGTCGCCTGCACCGGTGTGCACGGCGCCAACCGGCTCGCCTCCAACTCCCTCCTCGAAGGCCTCGTCTACGCCGAGCGGATCGCCGCCGACATCGCCGCCGCCCATGCCCAGGACGCCCTCCACGCGCGCGTGCCCGCCCCCGTCGCGCAGCCCGAGACGCCCGCCCACCCGCTGCTCGCCCCCGAGACCCGGTTCGCGGTCCAGCGGATCATGAGCGACGGCGCCGGCGTGCTGCGTTCCGCGGAGTCCCTCCAGCGGGCCGCCGATCAGTTGCGGCGGCTGCACACCGAGGCCCGCGAGGCCCTCCAGGAGAACGGCAAGACCGCCGAGCCCGGCGTCGACACCTGGGAGGCCACCAACCTGCTGTGCGTGGCCCGCGCCTTGGTCGCCGCCGCCCTGATGCGCGAGGAGACCCGCGGCTGCCACTGGCGCGAGGACCACGCCGACCGCGACGACGCGCACTGGCGCCGCCACATCGTCGTCACGGTCAATCCGGACCGGTCCCTGGCCGCCCGCACCACGGACACCGCAGACTTCCCCCCGATCCGCCGAGCCCAGCGTCCCCAGGAGCAGTGA
- a CDS encoding sensor histidine kinase, with protein MQRLYDFLRRHPTWVDGFWAVVLVGLSGVSIVNLDGTPHHHGSYAAAWTVSLVLCVVVALRRRFPEPMLLLALMAGLGQLALDVEPVVADFAMLVITYTVAAVGARWASRLALATSLFAASLAQVRWPTEHTSGLGQIALAVFQTVPFALAWVLGDSMRTRRAYFAQLEERAARLEKEREAQSKVAVAAERARIARELHDVVAHNVSVMVVQADGAAYVLDAAPDQAKKALETISSTGRQALAEMRRLLGVLRTGEHQEVGEYVPQPDVDQIDDLVEQCRSSGLPVDFKIEGTPRPLPSGVELTAYRIVQEALTNTRKHGGPNAGASVRLVYFDDGLGLLVEDDGKGAPHELYEEGGADGQGHGLIGMRERVGMVGGTLDAGPRQGGGFRISVLLPLKPAH; from the coding sequence GTGCAGCGCCTCTATGACTTCCTCCGCAGACACCCGACGTGGGTCGACGGCTTCTGGGCCGTCGTCCTGGTCGGGCTCTCCGGGGTGAGCATCGTGAACCTGGACGGCACCCCGCACCACCATGGCTCGTACGCCGCGGCCTGGACCGTCTCGCTGGTCCTGTGCGTGGTCGTCGCCCTGCGCCGCCGTTTCCCGGAGCCGATGCTGCTGCTGGCGCTCATGGCCGGACTCGGCCAGCTGGCCCTGGACGTCGAACCCGTCGTCGCCGACTTCGCGATGCTGGTGATCACATACACGGTCGCCGCGGTCGGCGCCCGCTGGGCCTCCCGGCTGGCGCTCGCCACCAGCCTGTTCGCGGCCTCGCTGGCGCAGGTGCGCTGGCCGACCGAGCACACCAGCGGCCTCGGGCAGATCGCGCTCGCGGTGTTCCAGACCGTGCCGTTCGCCCTCGCCTGGGTGCTCGGCGACTCCATGCGCACCCGCCGCGCCTACTTCGCGCAGCTGGAGGAGCGGGCCGCCCGCCTGGAGAAGGAGCGCGAGGCGCAGTCCAAGGTGGCCGTCGCCGCCGAGCGCGCCCGCATCGCGCGCGAACTGCACGACGTCGTCGCGCACAACGTGTCCGTGATGGTGGTGCAGGCGGACGGCGCCGCCTACGTCCTCGACGCGGCGCCCGACCAGGCGAAGAAGGCCCTGGAGACGATCTCCTCCACCGGCCGCCAGGCCCTCGCCGAGATGCGCCGCCTGCTGGGCGTCCTGCGCACCGGGGAACACCAGGAGGTCGGCGAGTACGTCCCGCAGCCCGACGTCGACCAGATCGACGACCTGGTCGAGCAGTGCCGCAGCTCCGGGCTGCCCGTCGACTTCAAGATCGAGGGCACCCCGCGTCCGCTGCCCAGCGGCGTGGAGCTGACCGCGTACCGGATCGTGCAGGAGGCGCTCACCAACACCCGCAAGCACGGCGGGCCGAACGCGGGCGCGAGCGTCCGGCTGGTCTACTTCGACGACGGGCTCGGCCTGCTCGTCGAGGACGACGGCAAGGGCGCCCCGCACGAGCTGTACGAGGAGGGCGGCGCCGACGGGCAGGGGCACGGCCTGATCGGCATGCGCGAGCGGGTCGGCATGGTCGGCGGCACGCTCGACGCGGGCCCCCGTCAGGGCGGAGGATTCCGCATCAGCGTGCTGCTGCCCCTCAAACCGGCGCACTGA
- a CDS encoding DUF2520 domain-containing protein, whose amino-acid sequence MSTVHQSDIEDRPARLTVGVVGAGRVGPALAASLQLAGHRPVAVSGVSDTSRRRAEAMLPGVPLVPPADVLQRADLVLLTVPDDALPGLVAGLAETGAVRPGQLLVHTSGRYGTRVLDPALRAGALPLALHPAMTFTGTPVDVQRLAGCSFGVTAPEELRLAAEALVIEMGGEPEWISEANRPLYHAALALGANHLVTLVAQSMELLRSAGVEAPDRMLGPLLGAALDNALRSGDAALTGPVARGDAGTVAAHVTELRKHAPQTVAGYLAMARATADRALAHGLLKAELAEDLLGVLADASDRGTGTTGPNGTEGTTR is encoded by the coding sequence GTGAGTACAGTCCACCAGTCAGACATCGAGGACCGCCCCGCGCGGCTCACGGTAGGCGTTGTCGGCGCCGGCCGGGTGGGCCCCGCGCTCGCCGCGTCCCTCCAGCTCGCCGGCCACCGCCCGGTGGCCGTCTCCGGCGTCTCCGACACCTCCCGCCGGCGTGCCGAGGCGATGCTCCCCGGAGTGCCCCTGGTACCGCCCGCCGACGTCCTCCAGCGCGCCGACCTGGTCCTGCTCACCGTCCCCGACGACGCCCTGCCCGGCCTGGTCGCCGGACTCGCCGAGACCGGCGCCGTCCGCCCCGGCCAGCTCCTCGTGCACACCTCCGGCCGCTACGGCACCCGGGTCCTGGACCCCGCCCTGCGCGCGGGCGCGCTGCCGCTGGCCCTGCACCCGGCGATGACGTTCACCGGCACCCCCGTCGACGTGCAGCGCCTGGCCGGCTGCTCCTTCGGCGTCACCGCGCCCGAGGAGCTGCGGCTGGCCGCCGAGGCCCTCGTCATCGAGATGGGCGGCGAACCGGAGTGGATCAGCGAGGCCAACCGCCCGCTCTACCACGCGGCCCTCGCCCTCGGCGCCAACCACCTGGTCACCCTGGTCGCCCAGTCCATGGAGCTGCTGCGCTCGGCCGGCGTCGAGGCGCCCGACCGGATGCTCGGCCCGCTCCTCGGCGCCGCCCTGGACAACGCCCTGCGCTCCGGGGACGCCGCGCTGACCGGCCCGGTCGCGCGCGGGGACGCCGGCACGGTCGCCGCGCACGTCACCGAGCTGCGCAAGCACGCCCCGCAGACCGTCGCCGGCTATCTGGCGATGGCCCGCGCGACCGCCGACCGCGCCCTCGCCCACGGCCTGCTGAAGGCCGAACTCGCCGAGGACCTGCTCGGCGTGCTCGCCGACGCGAGCGACCGCGGCACCGGCACCACCGGCCCGAACGGCACCGAGGGGACCACCCGATGA